From a region of the Actinopolymorpha singaporensis genome:
- a CDS encoding class I SAM-dependent methyltransferase — translation MAEPSGATGPSGRAPGPRVPGAANRRWWDDNADEYQLEHGAFLRDTGFVWGPEGLDEADAGLLGDVRGLRILEVGCGAAQCARWLRTAGAHPVGVDVSFRQAQHARRLDEQTGVAVPVVTADAGALPFTGATFDVACSAYGALPFVADLDGVLREVARVLRERGRWVFSVSHPVRWAFPDDPGPAGLVANRSYFDRTPYVETDRTGRPAYAEYHRTLGDWIRALTAAGFVVRDLVEPDWPADNTNVWGGWSPLRGRLLPGTAIFVCERAA, via the coding sequence GTGGCCGAGCCTTCAGGCGCGACCGGACCGTCCGGCCGCGCGCCCGGCCCGAGGGTGCCGGGCGCGGCCAACCGGCGGTGGTGGGACGACAACGCCGACGAGTACCAGCTGGAGCACGGGGCCTTCCTGCGTGACACCGGCTTCGTGTGGGGACCAGAGGGGCTGGACGAGGCGGACGCGGGCCTGCTCGGCGACGTACGCGGGCTGCGGATCCTCGAGGTGGGGTGCGGTGCTGCCCAGTGCGCCCGCTGGTTGCGGACCGCCGGCGCCCACCCGGTCGGGGTCGACGTGTCGTTCCGGCAGGCGCAGCACGCTCGGCGCCTGGACGAGCAGACCGGCGTGGCGGTGCCCGTGGTCACCGCGGACGCCGGAGCGCTGCCGTTCACCGGCGCGACCTTCGACGTGGCGTGTTCGGCGTACGGCGCACTGCCGTTCGTCGCCGATCTCGACGGGGTGTTGCGGGAGGTTGCCCGGGTGCTGCGGGAGCGGGGCCGCTGGGTGTTCAGTGTCAGCCACCCGGTGCGGTGGGCGTTCCCGGACGACCCCGGGCCGGCGGGGCTGGTGGCGAACCGGTCCTACTTCGACCGGACACCGTACGTCGAGACCGACCGGACAGGGCGTCCGGCGTACGCCGAGTACCACCGCACGCTCGGTGACTGGATCCGTGCGCTGACCGCTGCGGGCTTCGTCGTCCGCGACCTGGTGGAGCCCGACTGGCCGGCGGACAACACCAACGTGTGGGGCGGCTGGAGCCCGCTTCGCGGCCGGCTGCTGCCCGGCACGGCGATCTTCGTCTGCGAACGCGCGGCGTAG
- the polA gene encoding DNA polymerase I, giving the protein MADAPRTDRPRLLLLDGHSLAYRAWFALPAENFSTATGQTTNAVYGFTSMLINMLRDEQPTHIAVAFDVGRQTFRSEAYAEYKAGRAKTPDEFRSQLPLIKEVLGALNIRFVEAEGYEADDVIATLATGAAAHGYEVLVVSGDRDTFSLVSDDLTVIYPTRGVSEVARITPAEVERRYAIPPERYSDLAALVGETSDNLPGVPGVGPKTAAKWLNQYGSLDDLVAHVDEVKGKAGQSLRDHLGQVLQNRQLNGLVCDLSLPVQPGDLVLRPWDRDAVHRVFDALEFRVLRERLFATLHTAEPEAEEGFEVTGAALEPGQLAGWLDKHAKGAPGTVRTGLHVQGSWGRGSGDVAGVALASSDGAAVWLDPTLMSPEDEQVLADWLADPAHEKALHDAKGPILALAARGWTLRGLTSDTALAAYLVRPDQRSYDLSDLTLRYLRRELRTETADDGQLSLDGVDESGGIAETAMVAARAVIDLAAKLDEELSQRGGARLLGEVELPLVSVLARMEQVGICVDADRLSELEAHFAGQVKQAADDAYRVIGEEINLGSPKQLQVVLFDKLGMPKTKRTKTGYTTDAEALQQLFVQTEHPFLAHLLAHRDASRLRSTVEGLLKTIAHDGRIHTTFNQTIAATGRLSSTDPNLQNIPIRTEEGRRIREAFVVGPGFERLVTADYSQIEMRIMAHLSDDAGLIDAFNSGEDFHAATASRVFSVPPAEVTHEMRAKIKAMNYGLAYGLSAYGLSQQLRIDTAEARGLMDEYFERFGGVRDYLRGVVDAARKTGYTETILGRRRYLPDLTSDNRQRREMAERMALNAPIQGSAADLIKVAMLGVDEALRTAGLTSRVLLQVHDELVLEVAPGEQAQVEELLRAQMGGAADLTVPLDVSLGEGRTWHEAGH; this is encoded by the coding sequence GTGGCAGACGCACCCCGCACCGACCGACCCCGGCTCCTTCTCCTCGACGGCCACTCGCTGGCCTACCGGGCGTGGTTCGCCCTGCCGGCGGAAAACTTCTCCACCGCGACGGGACAGACCACCAACGCGGTCTACGGCTTCACCTCGATGTTGATCAACATGCTGCGTGACGAGCAGCCGACTCACATCGCGGTCGCCTTCGACGTCGGGCGGCAGACCTTCCGCAGCGAGGCCTACGCGGAGTACAAAGCCGGCCGGGCGAAGACGCCCGACGAGTTCCGCAGCCAGCTGCCGCTGATCAAGGAGGTGCTCGGCGCCCTCAACATCCGGTTCGTGGAGGCGGAGGGTTACGAGGCCGACGACGTGATCGCGACGCTCGCCACGGGCGCGGCCGCGCACGGCTACGAGGTGCTGGTGGTCTCCGGCGACCGCGACACGTTCTCGCTGGTCAGCGACGACCTGACGGTGATCTACCCGACGCGCGGGGTGTCGGAGGTCGCGCGGATCACTCCGGCCGAGGTGGAGCGGCGCTACGCCATCCCGCCCGAGCGTTACAGCGATCTCGCCGCCCTCGTCGGCGAGACCAGCGACAACCTTCCCGGCGTTCCCGGTGTGGGGCCGAAGACCGCGGCGAAGTGGCTCAACCAGTACGGCTCGCTCGACGACCTCGTGGCCCATGTCGACGAGGTGAAGGGCAAGGCCGGTCAGTCGCTGCGGGATCACCTCGGACAGGTGCTGCAGAACCGCCAGCTCAACGGCCTCGTCTGCGACCTGTCGCTTCCGGTGCAGCCTGGCGATCTCGTCCTGCGGCCGTGGGACCGAGACGCCGTGCACCGCGTCTTCGACGCGCTGGAGTTCCGGGTGCTGCGCGAGCGGCTCTTCGCCACCCTGCACACGGCCGAGCCCGAGGCCGAGGAGGGGTTCGAGGTCACCGGTGCCGCCCTGGAGCCGGGGCAGCTCGCGGGCTGGCTGGACAAGCACGCCAAGGGAGCGCCCGGCACGGTCCGCACCGGGCTGCACGTCCAGGGCAGCTGGGGGAGAGGTTCCGGAGACGTCGCCGGTGTCGCGCTGGCCTCCTCCGACGGAGCCGCCGTCTGGCTCGACCCGACCCTGATGAGTCCCGAGGACGAGCAGGTGCTCGCCGACTGGCTCGCCGATCCGGCGCACGAGAAGGCGCTGCACGACGCGAAGGGACCGATCCTCGCGCTCGCCGCCCGGGGCTGGACGCTGCGCGGCCTCACCAGCGACACCGCGCTCGCGGCCTATCTCGTACGCCCCGACCAGCGCTCCTACGACCTGTCCGACCTCACCCTGCGATACCTCCGCCGGGAGCTGCGCACCGAGACGGCCGACGACGGGCAGCTCAGCCTGGACGGCGTGGACGAGTCCGGTGGCATCGCCGAGACCGCCATGGTGGCCGCACGCGCGGTCATCGACCTCGCCGCCAAGCTCGACGAGGAGCTGTCCCAGCGAGGCGGTGCCCGGCTGCTCGGTGAGGTCGAGCTGCCCCTGGTGAGCGTGCTCGCCCGGATGGAGCAGGTCGGCATCTGCGTCGACGCCGACCGGCTGTCGGAGCTGGAGGCCCACTTCGCCGGGCAGGTCAAGCAGGCCGCCGATGACGCCTATCGCGTGATCGGCGAGGAGATCAACCTCGGCTCGCCCAAGCAGCTCCAGGTGGTGCTGTTCGACAAGCTCGGCATGCCGAAGACCAAGCGCACCAAGACCGGCTACACCACCGACGCCGAGGCGCTGCAGCAGCTGTTCGTGCAGACCGAGCACCCGTTCCTCGCTCACCTGCTGGCACACCGCGACGCGTCGAGGCTGCGGTCCACGGTCGAGGGCCTGCTCAAGACGATCGCCCACGACGGCCGGATCCACACCACGTTCAACCAGACCATCGCCGCGACCGGCCGGTTGTCGTCCACCGATCCCAATCTGCAGAACATCCCCATCCGCACCGAGGAGGGCCGCCGCATCCGCGAGGCGTTCGTCGTCGGGCCGGGGTTCGAGCGGCTGGTGACCGCCGACTACAGCCAGATCGAGATGCGGATCATGGCCCACCTGTCCGACGACGCTGGGCTGATCGACGCGTTCAACTCCGGCGAGGACTTCCACGCCGCCACCGCCTCGCGGGTGTTCTCCGTTCCGCCGGCCGAGGTCACCCACGAGATGCGGGCCAAGATCAAGGCGATGAACTACGGCCTCGCCTACGGCCTGTCGGCGTACGGCCTGTCCCAGCAGTTGCGCATCGACACAGCCGAGGCGCGCGGGCTGATGGACGAATACTTCGAGCGCTTCGGCGGGGTGCGCGACTACCTGCGCGGCGTCGTCGACGCGGCCCGCAAGACCGGCTACACCGAGACGATTCTCGGCCGCCGCCGCTACCTTCCCGACCTCACCAGCGACAACCGCCAGCGCCGGGAGATGGCCGAACGCATGGCGCTGAACGCCCCGATCCAGGGATCGGCGGCCGACCTGATCAAGGTCGCGATGCTCGGCGTCGACGAGGCGCTGCGCACGGCCGGGCTCACGTCCCGCGTCCTGCTGCAGGTGCACGACGAGCTCGTGCTGGAGGTGGCCCCGGGGGAGCAGGCCCAGGTCGAGGAGCTGCTCCGCGCGCAGATGGGCGGGGCCGCGGACCTGACCGTCCCGCTCGACGTCTCCCTCGGGGAGGGGCGCACGTGGCACGAGGCCGGCCACTGA
- a CDS encoding PaaI family thioesterase — translation MSQLPDAPIHRRLGITITEAGPDRCVGTMPVEGNTQPFGLLHGGASCVLAESLASIAAVLWAGPGRIAVGVDLNATHHRGVRGGSVTGVATPLHRGRTTATYEVAITDEDGRRVCTARLTCHLRDAGPRAEPPGGSSAGTAMPAEPGAG, via the coding sequence ATGTCTCAGTTGCCGGACGCGCCCATTCACCGCCGCCTCGGGATCACGATCACCGAGGCCGGCCCGGACCGGTGCGTGGGGACGATGCCGGTGGAGGGAAACACCCAGCCGTTCGGGCTGTTGCACGGCGGTGCGTCGTGCGTGCTCGCCGAGAGCCTGGCCTCGATCGCCGCGGTGCTGTGGGCCGGGCCGGGCCGGATCGCGGTCGGAGTCGACCTGAACGCCACCCACCACCGCGGGGTTCGCGGCGGCTCGGTCACCGGGGTGGCCACCCCGCTGCACCGCGGCCGGACCACCGCGACGTACGAGGTGGCGATCACCGACGAGGACGGGCGGCGCGTGTGCACCGCCCGCCTCACCTGTCACCTCCGCGACGCCGGACCCAGAGCCGAGCCCCCGGGCGGATCCTCGGCCGGCACCGCAATGCCGGCCGAACCCGGCGCGGGCTGA
- the ileS gene encoding isoleucine--tRNA ligase — translation MSYPRHRDDVKVPASPSFPDLEREVLDHWEADKTFQASVDQRPAGERGDNEFVFYDGPPFANGLPHYGHLLTGFVKDVVPRYQTMRGRRVERRFGWDCHGLPAEVEAERELGISTKREIVELGVERFNEVCRTSVLRYTSEWESYVNRQARWVDFGNDYKTLDLSYMESVMWAFKTLHDKGLVYQGFRVLAYCWRCETPLSNTETRMDDVYRDRTDPASTVWFQLETGERILAWTTMPWTLVPNVALVVGPDIDYAVLEHEGHRWILAEARLDAYAAEFEGATRVGTLKGSELVGRKYTPLFDFLADAMAEVPAAFTVLAGDFVSTEDGTGVVQVAPSHGEDDFNVCTAAGIPVIVTVDDHTRFTSVAPRFEGLQVFEANRPLLRELRERGVLVRQDSYTHPYPHCWRCDTPLVYKAVDSWFVEVTRFRDRMVELNQQIEWTPAHVRDGSFGKWLANARDWSISRNRFWGSPIPVWKSDDPNYPRVDVYGSLDELERDFGVRPTDLHRPGIDQLTRPNPDDPTGRSTMRRVPEVLDCWFDSGSMPFAQVHYPFENTEWFENHYPGDFIVEYVPQTRGWFYLLHVLATALFDRPAFRNCVVHGILQGDDGRKLSKSLRNYPDVRAVFDSYGADAMRWALMSSPVLRGGDAIVADSAFREAVRQSINPLWNAYYFFTLYANAENAQARWRTDSTHVLDRYVLAKLHDTVVEATAELDSYDISGACAAVRSFLDVLTNWYVRRSRDRFWSGDQDAFDTLYTVLEVLCRVTAPLLPLVTEEVWRGLTGERSVHLTDWPDADSLPADPDLVAAMDGVRAVCSAALALRKAKGLRVRLPLASLTVAAPEAERLRPFVDLVRDEVNVKEVRLDGDVAAHCQRVLSVVPRALGPRLGKDVQRVIRAVKGGDWSVGDDGVVAGGVTLAEGEYELRLVPARPESSAALPGDVGVVDLDTEVTPELTAEGVARDVIRAVQQARRDAGLDVSDRIALTVTSPDEEVRRAVDTHRELVAGETLARDLTVGADGASGPAVEVGEGWTVQVSVRREA, via the coding sequence ATGAGCTACCCCCGACACCGCGACGACGTGAAGGTGCCCGCCTCCCCGTCGTTCCCCGATCTCGAGCGCGAGGTGCTCGACCACTGGGAGGCCGACAAGACCTTCCAGGCCAGCGTCGACCAGCGCCCGGCGGGTGAGCGCGGCGACAACGAGTTCGTCTTCTACGACGGGCCGCCGTTCGCCAACGGCCTGCCCCACTACGGCCACCTGCTGACCGGGTTCGTCAAGGACGTCGTTCCCCGCTACCAGACCATGCGCGGCCGCCGGGTCGAGCGCAGGTTCGGCTGGGACTGCCACGGCCTGCCGGCCGAGGTCGAGGCCGAACGCGAGCTGGGCATCTCCACCAAGCGCGAGATCGTCGAGCTCGGCGTCGAGCGGTTCAACGAGGTCTGCCGCACCTCGGTGCTGCGGTACACCTCCGAGTGGGAGAGCTACGTCAACCGGCAGGCCCGGTGGGTCGACTTCGGCAACGACTACAAGACGCTCGACCTGTCCTACATGGAAAGCGTCATGTGGGCGTTCAAGACGCTGCACGACAAGGGGCTCGTCTACCAGGGCTTCCGCGTGCTGGCGTACTGCTGGCGGTGCGAGACGCCGCTGTCCAACACCGAGACCCGCATGGACGACGTTTACCGCGACCGGACCGACCCGGCGAGCACGGTGTGGTTCCAGCTGGAGACCGGTGAGCGGATCCTCGCCTGGACGACGATGCCGTGGACGCTGGTGCCGAACGTCGCGCTGGTCGTCGGACCCGACATCGACTACGCCGTCCTCGAGCACGAGGGCCACCGCTGGATCCTCGCCGAGGCCAGGCTGGACGCGTACGCCGCGGAGTTCGAAGGTGCCACCCGGGTGGGCACGCTCAAGGGCAGCGAGCTCGTCGGGCGTAAGTACACCCCGTTGTTCGACTTCCTGGCCGACGCGATGGCGGAGGTGCCCGCGGCGTTCACGGTGCTGGCCGGGGACTTCGTCTCCACCGAGGACGGCACCGGCGTCGTTCAGGTCGCGCCCTCCCACGGTGAGGACGACTTCAACGTGTGCACGGCCGCCGGAATCCCGGTGATCGTCACCGTCGACGACCACACGCGGTTCACGTCCGTCGCGCCGAGGTTCGAGGGCCTGCAGGTCTTCGAGGCCAACCGTCCGCTGCTGCGCGAGCTGCGCGAACGGGGCGTCCTGGTCCGCCAGGACAGTTACACCCACCCCTACCCGCACTGCTGGCGCTGCGACACGCCGCTCGTCTACAAGGCGGTGGACAGCTGGTTCGTGGAGGTCACGCGGTTCCGGGACCGGATGGTCGAGCTCAACCAGCAGATCGAGTGGACGCCGGCGCACGTGCGCGACGGTTCCTTCGGCAAGTGGCTGGCCAACGCCCGCGACTGGTCGATCAGCCGGAACCGCTTCTGGGGTTCGCCGATCCCGGTGTGGAAGTCCGACGACCCCAACTACCCGCGGGTGGACGTCTACGGGTCGCTCGACGAGCTGGAGCGTGACTTCGGCGTACGCCCGACCGACCTGCACCGCCCCGGCATCGACCAGCTCACCCGGCCCAACCCCGACGACCCGACCGGGCGTTCGACGATGCGCCGGGTGCCGGAGGTGCTGGACTGCTGGTTCGACTCCGGGTCGATGCCGTTCGCCCAGGTGCACTACCCGTTCGAGAACACCGAGTGGTTCGAGAACCACTACCCGGGCGACTTCATCGTGGAGTACGTCCCGCAGACCCGCGGATGGTTCTACCTCCTGCACGTGCTGGCCACGGCGCTGTTCGACCGGCCGGCGTTCCGCAACTGCGTGGTGCACGGCATCCTGCAGGGCGACGACGGCCGCAAGCTCTCCAAGAGCCTGCGCAACTATCCCGACGTACGCGCGGTGTTCGACTCCTACGGCGCGGACGCGATGCGGTGGGCCCTGATGTCGTCGCCGGTCCTGCGGGGCGGGGACGCGATCGTGGCCGACTCGGCGTTCCGGGAGGCCGTCCGGCAGTCGATCAACCCGCTGTGGAACGCGTACTACTTCTTCACCCTGTACGCGAACGCGGAGAACGCCCAGGCCCGCTGGCGTACCGACTCCACCCACGTGCTCGACCGCTACGTGCTCGCCAAGCTGCACGACACAGTGGTGGAGGCGACCGCGGAGCTGGACAGCTACGACATCTCCGGTGCGTGCGCAGCGGTCCGGTCGTTCCTCGACGTACTGACCAACTGGTACGTCCGGCGCTCGCGGGACCGCTTCTGGTCCGGTGACCAGGACGCGTTCGACACCCTCTACACCGTGCTGGAGGTGCTGTGCCGGGTGACGGCGCCGCTGCTCCCGCTGGTGACCGAGGAGGTGTGGCGCGGGCTCACCGGCGAGCGCTCGGTGCACCTGACCGACTGGCCGGACGCCGACAGCCTGCCGGCCGATCCGGACCTGGTTGCCGCGATGGACGGCGTACGCGCGGTGTGCTCCGCGGCGCTCGCCCTGCGCAAGGCGAAGGGTCTGCGGGTCCGGCTGCCGCTGGCCAGCCTGACCGTGGCCGCGCCGGAGGCCGAGCGGTTGCGTCCGTTCGTCGATCTGGTCCGCGACGAGGTCAACGTCAAGGAGGTCCGGCTCGACGGCGACGTGGCCGCGCACTGTCAACGCGTGCTTTCGGTGGTTCCGCGCGCGCTCGGCCCGCGGCTCGGCAAGGACGTGCAGCGGGTCATCCGCGCGGTCAAGGGCGGAGACTGGTCGGTCGGCGACGACGGCGTGGTGGCCGGCGGTGTAACCCTGGCCGAGGGGGAGTACGAGCTGCGGCTCGTCCCCGCCCGGCCGGAGTCCTCGGCCGCCCTGCCCGGCGACGTGGGCGTGGTCGACCTGGACACCGAGGTGACGCCCGAGCTGACCGCCGAGGGCGTCGCGCGGGACGTGATCCGGGCGGTGCAGCAGGCCCGCCGCGACGCCGGTCTGGACGTGTCCGACCGGATCGCGCTGACGGTCACGTCTCCGGACGAGGAGGTACGCCGGGCGGTCGACACCCACCGGGAGCTGGTGGCGGGGGAGACGCTGGCCCGCGACCTCACGGTCGGCGCCGACGGTGCGTCCGGACCGGCCGTCGAGGTCGGTGAGGGCTGGACCGTCCAGGTGTCGGTACGCCGGGAGGCCTGA
- a CDS encoding DUF554 domain-containing protein, whose protein sequence is MFRGFGTLLNVTTILVGTGLGVLLGHRLPGRTRDVVTDAIGLVTLLIAAFSAYAVRDPALVGVVGPNAPMLIVLASLVTGGVIGSLLRLELRLEGLGHRLQTRLAGRAASPERRRFVDGFVAASLLFCVGPLTVLGSISDGLGRGSQQLALKATLDGITSVAFAASFGWGVAAAALTVLVVQGGLTVVGALAGTFLSAGQVSALTATGGLLLVGVALRLLRIKQLPVGDLLPALVLAPLFTALVSAWG, encoded by the coding sequence GTGTTCCGCGGCTTCGGCACTCTGCTCAACGTCACCACCATCCTGGTCGGCACCGGCCTCGGCGTCCTGCTCGGCCACCGTCTACCCGGCCGCACCCGGGACGTGGTGACCGACGCGATCGGGCTGGTCACCCTGCTGATCGCCGCGTTCTCCGCCTACGCCGTCCGCGATCCGGCCCTGGTCGGCGTGGTCGGCCCGAACGCACCGATGCTGATCGTCCTGGCCTCGCTCGTCACCGGCGGGGTGATCGGGTCGTTGCTGCGGCTCGAACTCCGCCTGGAGGGTCTGGGCCACCGGCTACAGACCCGGCTGGCCGGGCGGGCGGCCTCGCCCGAGCGCCGCCGGTTCGTCGACGGGTTCGTGGCCGCGTCGCTGCTGTTCTGCGTGGGGCCGCTCACCGTCCTCGGCTCGATCTCCGACGGTCTCGGCCGCGGCTCACAGCAACTGGCGCTCAAGGCGACGCTGGACGGGATCACCTCGGTGGCGTTCGCGGCGTCCTTCGGCTGGGGGGTCGCGGCGGCGGCCCTCACCGTCCTGGTGGTCCAGGGCGGCCTCACCGTGGTCGGTGCGCTGGCCGGTACGTTCCTGTCCGCCGGGCAGGTCTCGGCGCTCACCGCCACCGGCGGGCTGCTGCTGGTCGGGGTCGCGCTGCGGCTGCTGAGGATCAAGCAGTTGCCGGTGGGTGACCTGCTGCCCGCGCTGGTGCTGGCGCCGCTGTTCACCGCCCTGGTGTCAGCGTGGGGATGA
- a CDS encoding GNAT family N-acetyltransferase, whose protein sequence is MECRTRRLLIRDFVEADREAVRLWREDPEVTRYLDKQGGTSPDAWFDAVRRYNAQTPRTSHDAAIVLRSTGVVIGWIGIARSFDPSTGELTVGYALDRSAWGHDYMTEGLVAVLSYGFGKLGVRSISAQCYTANGASARVMEKAGMKLAGPALSADPSLGHSVRYVAERDTWRRPGRRRFGLAVAIALLALVAFPLGADPVLRALNPPEPPTDTRLVRWVPRGDLAGNRAFVAEATRVWRESTGRKMPGALSKVYAVWAGRIGAGRVALLQGVGGDGHAYVAQVADRGQPPVLRMDRQERLDVPPPKALVINYSGDPSGSDGDSVSGGESAVLRLLLAPADFTSGAPAAGARTTGAVPTSRLQMWRRVGDNPRGRDSEWAALSPDRDGLSASWRHDGHRSPYGSVVIFARPLADGTDSVDTVAASPEHLTARRPPVQLEDPTWGGTRRLDLAAYDDGRAVLAESAAMTVARGLDISLLAEAHDRAGRMSVVELRGRQGHKVAVVAWQGRRLDCVATMDVPRLVRRRAVALGCLNPRTGLLVVAAVPGPGASQVELRDARRHLVLPVEGDAGRLVRLPAGDEPLPLSCTVVSSTGGRERRPVEVIPTLTPGR, encoded by the coding sequence ATGGAGTGTCGGACCAGGCGGCTGCTCATCCGGGACTTCGTCGAGGCCGACCGGGAGGCCGTCCGGTTGTGGCGCGAGGACCCCGAGGTCACGCGGTATCTCGACAAGCAGGGCGGCACCAGTCCGGACGCGTGGTTCGACGCGGTGCGGCGGTACAACGCGCAGACGCCGCGTACGTCCCACGACGCGGCCATAGTGCTCCGGTCGACCGGCGTGGTGATCGGCTGGATCGGAATCGCCCGGTCGTTCGACCCGAGCACCGGCGAGCTCACCGTCGGGTACGCGCTGGACCGGTCGGCGTGGGGCCACGACTACATGACCGAGGGCCTCGTCGCCGTACTCTCCTACGGCTTCGGCAAGTTGGGCGTACGCAGCATCTCCGCCCAGTGTTACACGGCCAACGGCGCGTCCGCCCGGGTGATGGAGAAGGCGGGGATGAAGCTCGCCGGCCCGGCGCTGTCGGCCGATCCGAGCCTCGGCCACAGCGTGCGTTACGTCGCCGAACGCGACACCTGGCGGCGGCCCGGCCGGCGCCGGTTCGGCCTGGCGGTCGCCATCGCCCTGCTCGCCCTGGTCGCTTTCCCGCTCGGAGCCGATCCGGTGCTGCGCGCCCTCAACCCGCCGGAGCCGCCGACCGACACCCGGCTGGTGCGCTGGGTCCCGCGTGGAGACCTCGCCGGCAACCGGGCCTTCGTCGCCGAGGCCACCCGGGTGTGGCGGGAGTCGACGGGGCGGAAGATGCCGGGCGCCCTGAGCAAGGTCTACGCCGTGTGGGCCGGCCGGATCGGAGCGGGCCGGGTGGCGCTGCTGCAGGGAGTCGGTGGGGACGGTCACGCGTACGTCGCCCAGGTCGCGGACCGCGGTCAGCCGCCGGTGCTGCGCATGGACCGTCAGGAACGGCTGGACGTCCCACCACCGAAGGCGCTGGTGATCAACTACTCCGGCGACCCCTCCGGCTCCGACGGTGACTCGGTGTCCGGTGGTGAGTCGGCGGTCCTGCGGCTGCTCCTGGCGCCCGCCGACTTCACCTCGGGCGCGCCGGCTGCCGGCGCCAGGACCACGGGAGCCGTGCCGACCTCCCGGCTGCAGATGTGGCGCCGGGTGGGGGACAATCCGCGCGGCCGCGACTCGGAGTGGGCCGCACTCTCGCCGGACAGGGACGGCCTGAGTGCCTCCTGGCGCCACGACGGCCACCGTTCGCCGTACGGCAGCGTCGTGATCTTCGCCCGCCCGCTGGCCGACGGCACCGACTCGGTGGACACCGTCGCCGCGTCGCCCGAACACCTCACGGCCCGCCGGCCGCCGGTGCAGCTGGAGGATCCGACCTGGGGAGGTACCCGGCGGCTGGACCTCGCGGCCTACGACGACGGCCGGGCCGTGCTGGCGGAGTCCGCCGCGATGACCGTGGCCCGCGGCCTGGACATCTCGCTGCTGGCCGAGGCGCACGACCGGGCCGGCCGGATGTCGGTGGTCGAACTACGCGGGCGGCAGGGCCACAAGGTCGCGGTGGTCGCCTGGCAGGGGCGCCGCCTGGACTGCGTGGCCACCATGGACGTGCCGCGGCTGGTCCGCCGGCGGGCGGTGGCGCTGGGTTGCCTCAACCCGCGCACCGGGCTGCTCGTGGTGGCGGCCGTGCCCGGGCCGGGTGCCAGTCAGGTCGAGCTGCGGGACGCCCGCCGGCACCTGGTGCTGCCGGTGGAAGGGGACGCCGGCCGGTTGGTACGCCTGCCCGCCGGGGACGAACCGCTCCCGCTGTCGTGCACCGTCGTCAGCAGCACCGGCGGACGCGAACGGCGGCCGGTCGAGGTCATCCCCACGCTGACACCAGGGCGGTGA
- a CDS encoding ABC transporter ATP-binding protein, whose product MALLEIAGMSVHYGRIEALRDVSLTVEEGEIVTLIGANGAGKTTTMRAVSGLIPLSRGSIKFNGEDITRLRADLRVRRGICQSPEGRGVFPGMTVRENLDMGCYARKDRKGIEADFERVFELFPRLKERISQAGGTLSGGEQQMVAIGRALMARPRLLLLDEPSMGLAPQFIQQIFAIITEINQQGTTVLLVEQNAQQALSRAHRGYVLETGSVTRSSAAGELLADPAVKEAYLGIA is encoded by the coding sequence ATGGCGCTGCTTGAGATCGCCGGCATGTCCGTCCACTACGGCCGGATCGAGGCGCTGCGCGACGTATCCCTCACCGTCGAGGAAGGCGAGATCGTCACCCTGATCGGGGCCAACGGCGCCGGCAAGACGACCACGATGCGCGCGGTCTCCGGGCTGATCCCGCTGTCCCGGGGCAGCATCAAGTTCAACGGCGAGGACATCACCCGGCTGCGCGCCGACCTGCGGGTCCGGCGTGGGATCTGCCAGTCGCCGGAGGGGCGCGGAGTCTTCCCCGGCATGACGGTGCGGGAGAACCTCGACATGGGGTGCTACGCCCGCAAGGACCGCAAGGGCATCGAGGCCGACTTCGAGCGCGTGTTCGAGTTGTTCCCGCGGCTGAAGGAGCGCATCTCCCAGGCGGGCGGCACGTTGTCCGGTGGTGAGCAGCAGATGGTGGCGATCGGCCGGGCGCTGATGGCGCGGCCGCGGCTGCTGCTGCTGGACGAGCCGTCGATGGGGCTGGCCCCACAGTTCATCCAGCAGATCTTCGCCATCATCACCGAGATCAACCAGCAGGGCACCACGGTGCTCCTGGTCGAACAGAACGCCCAGCAGGCGCTGAGCCGGGCGCACCGGGGTTACGTGCTGGAGACCGGTTCGGTCACCCGTTCCAGCGCCGCCGGTGAGCTGCTCGCCGACCCGGCGGTGAAGGAGGCGTACCTCGGCATCGCCTGA